One segment of Tenrec ecaudatus isolate mTenEca1 chromosome 1, mTenEca1.hap1, whole genome shotgun sequence DNA contains the following:
- the LOC142432370 gene encoding olfactory receptor 7A5-like, which translates to MEQGNHTHVPEFILLGLSEEAELQPLLFGLFLSMYLVTFTGNLLIILAIATDSHLHTPMYFFLSNLSFADICFTSTTVPKMLMNIQMQTKVITYEDCIAQMHFFLLFGALDNFLLTVMAYDRFVAICHPLHYMVIMNPRFCGLLLLTSWVLSLLHSVLNALMVLRLSFCTELEISHFFCELNQVIQLGCSDTFLTDLVMYLTTGFLGVVPFTGILLSYMKIVSSILKVSSAGGKYKAFSTCGSHLSVVSLFYGTGLGVYLCSAAIENSRATAITSVMYTVATPMLNPFIYSLRNKDIKQALRKLFS; encoded by the coding sequence ATGGAACAAGGAAACCACACTCATGTTCCTGAATTCATCCTTCTGGGGCTTTCTGAAGAGgcagagctgcagcccctcctctttggactgttcctctccatgtacctggtcaccttcactgggaacctgctcatcatcctggccatcgccacagactcccacctccacacacccatgtacttcttcctctccaacctctccttCGCTGACATCTGTTTCACCTCCACCACCGTCCCAAAGATGCTGATGAACATCCAGATGCAGACCAAAGTCATTACATATGAAGACTGCATTGCTCAGATgcattttttcttgctttttgggGCCTTAGACAACTTCCTATTGAcagtgatggcctatgaccggTTTGTGGCCATCTGTCACCCACTACACTATATGGTCATCATGAACCCAAGATTCTGTGGCCTCCTGCTTCTGACCTCCTGGGTATTGTCACTTCTGCACTCTGTACTAAATGCTTTAATGGTTTTGAGACTGTCTTTCTGTACAGAATTGGAAATctcccattttttctgtgaacttaatCAGGTCATCCAACTTGGTTGTTCTGACACATTCCTCACTGACTTAGTCATGTATTTAACAACTGGATTTCTGGGTGTTGTTCCATTCACTGGGATCCTTTTGTCTTACATGAAGATTGTGTCCTCCATTTTGAAAGTTTCATCAGCTGGGGGCAAATATAAAGCGTTTTCTACCTGTGGGTCTCACCTCTCTGTGGTCTCCTTGTTCTATGGTACAGgtcttggggtttatctctgttctgctgctattgaaaactccagggccactGCAATCACCTCAGTGATGTACACTGTAGCCACACCCATGCTGAATCCTTTTATCTACAGTCTGAGAAATAAAGACATAAAGCAAGCCCTAAGAAAACTGTTCAGCTGA